The genomic region gcagttgacaagaatgtctgaggaacagtggtgggtggggtgggaataaacatggggaaatagttttactttgtgtaatgacccatccactcccagtctctattcaagcctaagttaattgtatccagtttgaaaattaattccaattcagtagtctctcgttggagtctgtttctgaagttttttttgttgaagaactgcaacttttaggtctgtaatggagtgaccaaagagattgaagtgttctccgactggtttttgaatgttataattcttgacgtctgatttgtgtccatttattcttttacgtaggactgtccagtttggccaatgtacatggcagaggggcattgctggcacatgatggcatatatcacgttggtagatgtgcaggtgaacgagcctctgatagtgtggctgatatcattaggccctatgatggtgtcccctgaatagatatgtggacacagttggcaatgggctttgttgcaaggataggttcctgggctagtggttgtgttgtgtggtgtgtggttgctggtgagtatttgcttcaggttggggggctgtctgtaagcaaggactggcctgtctcccaagatctgtgagagtgatgggtcgtccttcaggataggttgtagctccttgatgatgcgttggagaggttttagttgggggctgaaggtgacggctagtggcgttctgttattttctttgttgggcctgtcctctagtaggtgacttctgggtactcttctggctctgtcagtctgtttcttcacttcagcaggtgggtattgtagttgtaagaatgcttgatagagatcttgtaggtgtttgtctctgtctgaggggttgcagcaaatgcggttgtatcgtagagcttgactgtagataatggatcgtgtggtgtggtctgggtgaaagctggaggcatgttggTAGggatagcggtcagtaggtttcagatacagggtggtgtttatgtgaccattgcttattagcactgtagtgtccaggaagtggatctcttgtgtggactgctccaggctgaggttgatgttgggatggaaattgttgaaatcatggtggaattcctcaagggcttcttttccatgggtccagatgatgaagatgtcatcaatgtagcgcaagtagaataggggcattaggggacgagagctgaggaagcgttgttctaagtcagccataaaaatgttggcatactgtggggccatgcgggtacccatagcagtgcatctctgtcaagcattcttacaactacaactaaaagttgcaattcttcaacaaaaaatcttcagaaacagactccaatgagagattgctgaattggaattaatttgcaaactggatacaattaacttaggcttgaatagagactgggagtggatgggtcattacacaaagtaaaactatttccccttgtttatttcccctcccaccccccactgttcctcagacattcttgtcaactgctggaaatggcccaccttgattatcactacaaaaggtccccccctccccccacgccccgctctcctgctggtaatagctcaccttacctgatcactctcgttacagtgtgtatggtaacagccattgtttcatgttctctatgtatatatatctcgccactgtattttccactgaatgcatccaatgaagtgagctgtagctcatgaaagtttatgctcaaataaatttgtttgtctctaaggtgccacaagtactccttttctttttagaggctagggagaccatccctgcccatcagccattaatggatctatcctccatgaatttatctagttcttttttgaaccccattatagtcttggccttcacaacatcatccagcaaggagttccacaggttgacagtgtgttgtgtgtagaaatacttgttttcaacctgctgcctattaattttatttggtgacccctagttcttgtgtttatgagaaggagtaaataacacttccttatttactttctccacacctgtcaaaACTTGCTCTGACTGTACAAAGTAACAGAGCAGGCCCCCACTGGGATTTCAACTCATGATGCCTGGCTTACAATGCCAGTGCTTTAACCCCTGAGCTATGGAACCAGTTGATAAATGAATTTCATTGAAAGCCGGTGTCCAACTTCTTTAGGTCCTTGGAGAATCCCAGCCTGAGTGACTGAAAACTCCACAATTgtatagggctcaatcctgccagGTCCTTGGCACTGCCCTTAAAGGCTGTCAGTTCCCACTCTGTAGTCACTGGGATGTGAGGACACAGAGGCTGTGATTTCATATAGAAGTGCCCAGCTCCCATTGTATTTCCAAgggattcaggtgcctaactcccttaggtttcTTTGAGAATCCCAGCCACTCTGCTGAGCAGGATCAGGTGTTGGCAATGGGAGtcaatgcatcatgggagtcccatgGCTGTAGTGTATGatgggagatgaagtccagcTGGGGAGGCCAGCTTACAGAGGAGACTCCTaggaggtgctgctgcaggatttcaaaatcaaaatatcTCAATTTAAGATTTCACTCTTTGGCCAGAATATTTCACTGTGTtggctgaaaataaaaaaaaaaaagctgtatggttttggggttttcaggtttttttaactCAGTTTTATATAGAAAGAAGTTATTTAGTTGAAGATCTTATTTTTTGTTGAACAGAAGTTTCAGCAGAAATTTTTGACCGCATACAACATAATGACTGAACCACAAAAAGCCAATTTATCGAACAGCAAAAAGGCACTCAGTGGAATACAACAACAGAAAACATGATTAAAGGGGACTACGTGAAATCCACTTCTTCTCAATACATCCTTAATTGTGAATGTTACATAGGCTAGTGGCGTATCAATATGATAAGAAATATGTTTAAAGGTGTAAATGAGTAGGAATAGCACCTGAAGCAGAACAAATGTATTTCGGAGATATTAACCCACATGCTTCAGGGTATAAGGAAATAGGAGTCAggaatattttcccccttttgctCTATAGCAGAGATGGAGCTGACACAAAATAACTATTatccccaactgagatcagggtcctgttgtgctaggcaacATACAGACATATAATGGGAGACAGAGCccgccccaaggagcttacattcTAAGGGAATTATGTGTACATCtctcattgaatttcagtggaatttgggCATCAAAcatctttgaaaatttcagcctaaatagACAAGTCAGCCAAACAGTTGGCAAAAGAGGTATTGTTATTACTgattcacagatggggaaccaagggACAGAGAAACTCACCTATAGTCCAACAGGAATTCCATGGCATGATTGGTAGTTGATCCCAGATCTGTTGTATCCCATGGCTTTTCATCCTGTGACTGCACCTGGTGGCTACAACACTTGGAATTGTTGTGTTATGTGctggatttttaaagatatttaggacATTTGGATGACCAATTCCCTTTCCTTTCTGACAGTCCCCAATCTCTTAgtggctttgaaaaatctcagcctatgGCTGGGATTTGAAAGGACCCTAAGGGAGTTATGCCCCTAAGCCCATATTGAAATTCACCAGGAATTATCTACCTACCAAGATATTTATATGGCCCTTATCCCCATAGTATCAGAGGGCTACACAATCTGTTATGGATTTATtcttcacaacattcctgtgCGGTATGgaattattatccctattttatagatggagagaATCTTCCATACAGTAGATCAAgttccaaggtcacacagagaatcagtgacagagccaggaactaaACCCAGGTCTCAGGAATCCAATTCTACTTCTCTATCTGCTAGACCAACTTTCTAATCCTAAAGAGCTGGACTTAGATGCCTTTGGGAATCCCAGATTAcatgcttggtcctgcctcagctcaggaggctggacttgatgacttcttgaggtcccctccagccctacattgctatgattccATGCCTATCCGATTGGTTAGGGAGCAGTTCCTGTCCAGGGTTTTCCTCAGGACCTCTTTCACTTCCTTCTTCCTCAGGTAGTAGATCAGAGGGTTCAGCGCTGGGGTGACTACAGCGTAAAAGACAGACACCACCTTGTTGAGGTTGAAACGGTGGATCCTCCTGGGCTGGGTGTACATGAAGACAGTGGCTGAGAAGAAGATGACCACGGTGAGGTGGGAGgcgcaggtggagaaggctttccTCCTGCCTTGGGCAGTGGGGATGCGCAGGATTGTGGTGATGATGCACAGGTAGGAGAGGACAGTGACAGCAAGCGGGAGCAGCAGGATGACCAAGGCCAGGGCAAAGTCCACCATCTCCGCCACCAACATGTCGGTGCAGGCCGGGTTGAGCACTGGGGAGATGTCGCAGAAGAAGTGGTTGATGACTCCGGGACAGCAAAATGTCAGCAAGAGATGAAGTACACTTTGACCAGGGAGATGGAGAAGCCGCCTGTCCAGGAGACAGCTGCCAGCTGTAGGCAGAGTTGGTGGGTCATGATGGCTGGGTAGTGCAGTGGGTAGCAGATTGCCATGCAGCGGTCATAGGCCATGACGGCCAGGAGGACGCACTCGGTGCACATGAGGAAGATGAAGAAGTAGAGCTGGGCCATACAGATGGGGAAGGAGATGCTCTCCTTCTGAGACCAGAAGCCCACCAGCAACTTGGGCAGGATGACCGAGACATACCAGAGCTCCAGGAAGGACAGGTTCCCCAGGAAGTAGTACATGGGCTTGTGGAGCTGGTGGTTCTGCTTCACCACCAGGATGATGACCACGTTCTCTGTGATTGTCAGCACGTAGGTGAGCAAAAAGATCAGGAAGAGCAAGGCCTGGACCTCCAGTTTGGTGGGAAATCCCAGGAGAATGAATTCCCTGAGGCTGGTTTGGTTCTCCAACCTGGCTTGGGTTTCAAATTCTTTATCTGCAGATGTGAAAGGAATGGAAAAAGCAGCTCAGTGAACTTGTGCTTGTGTGCAATGGATCGAGCAAGTGAATCCATCCATTAAGTAATTATAGGGGTCACATCAGTAGAGTAGCTGACCACCTCACAATCATACATGTATTAAGAGGCTACTTCATCATCATGTGCAAGTACTTATGTGGGTGATGATGATGCACACAATTGCCATCATGACCCTCATGTGCTAGGCAGACCTGGGTGGTATTTTTTGTCTGAAAAGTTTTTTCAGCAAAAAGTGCGGATTCTTCAActccaaaatattttgaaaatttgtgtCAGTTTTACCAAGTTATTTTGGGTGACAagacctaattaaaaaaaatcaaattgttttGATACTTTGGTTCAAAATTACTTATGTTTCAAAATTGCCCTGATTTTATTAACAAACAAAACCATTTGAAAATGGTCAAAgctaaaatgaaacttttttttgacccacttttttttttgatttgttgaaaattttgggaaaaaaaagtttttggttcaaccccaaataattttttggaactgccagtgCCCTGAAAATCCATTATTCTCACAGCTGAGTGTTTCCCCAGATAACTTAAAAGACCTTTATAGACATTCTTGAACATACCGTTTGATCAAAACAGAAGGAAATCACCAAAAAATGTTCACTtttgttgaaacattttgttttttgaggaaatttttgtaaatgaaaaatgttgaaagttgtcaagtgttttgtttAGGCAGAAACAATTCCATATATTCTAGtcattttttttcataaattcatagtATTTAAGCCATAAAGGATAATCCAGTCTGACCCTGAGTATAACATGGGACATTACATTGCACTAGTTGTCCCTGGATGCCCACaacttaagaacagccatagcgggtcagaccaatggcttgtctagccccatatcctgtctctgacattggTCAGTGCCAGTTGCTTCTGACAGTTGAGGTTCAGGGACTTCTGTACCATTTGGTTGTGTCCTTCaccatcttggataatagccattgatggacctattcaccatgaatgtatctaatttttttttaatccagttatacttttagccctcacaccatcccctggctatgagttccacaggttggctgtgcattgtgtgaagaagtacttccttatatttgttttaaacctgctgtctattcatttcattggatgactcctggttcttgtgttatgtgcagggataaataacacttccttatttactttctccacaccagtcatgattttatagacttctatcatatccctcattagttgtctcttttctaaattggacagtcccagtctttttaatctctcctcatttggaagcCTTTCCATCCCTCtagccatttttgttgcccttctctctaccttttttccagttctattttttttttgagatggggcaactggAACTGCAGGCAAtactcaaggtgtgggtgcaccatggatttatatagcagtaTTATGAAATTTTCTGTTCCATTatttatccttttcctaatggttcttgacattcacaatgactccaagatctctttcttgtgaggtaacagctaattt from Natator depressus isolate rNatDep1 chromosome 13, rNatDep2.hap1, whole genome shotgun sequence harbors:
- the LOC141997710 gene encoding LOW QUALITY PROTEIN: olfactory receptor 6B1-like (The sequence of the model RefSeq protein was modified relative to this genomic sequence to represent the inferred CDS: inserted 1 base in 1 codon) — encoded protein: MAIIQDGEGHNQMVQKSLNLNYKEFETQARLENQTSLREFILLGFPTKLEVQALLFLIFLLTYVLTITENVVIILVVKQNHQLHKPMYYFLGNLSFLELWYVSVILPKLLVGFWSQKESISFPICMAQLYFFIFLMCTECVLLAVMAYDRCMAICYPLHYPAIMTHQLCLQLAAVSWTGGFSISLVKVYFISXLTFCCPGVINHFFCDISPVLNPACTDMLVAEMVDFALALVILLLPLAVTVLSYLCIITTILRIPTAQGRRKAFSTCASHLTVVIFFSATVFMYTQPRRIHRFNLNKVVSVFYAVVTPALNPLIYYLRKKEVKEVLRKTLDRNCSLTNRIGMES